The following are encoded together in the Gemmatimonadota bacterium genome:
- a CDS encoding DUF2188 domain-containing protein yields MTRFTAPECARRPARGGRGFIARVANGAPLDPTPSTQRVAIARAIVEAKLRGGEVVIHRANGRIRDKDSYGKDSVRVMDRKH; encoded by the coding sequence ATGACGCGTTTTACAGCGCCGGAATGTGCACGTCGTCCTGCGCGGGGCGGGCGGGGATTCATCGCGCGGGTCGCGAACGGGGCGCCGCTCGATCCCACTCCGTCAACTCAGCGGGTGGCGATCGCGCGGGCGATCGTGGAGGCGAAGTTGCGCGGGGGGGAGGTGGTGATTCATCGGGCGAACGGGCGGATTCGGGACAAGGACAGCTATGGGAAGGACTCGGTGCGGGTGATGGATCGGAAGCACTAG